Proteins from a genomic interval of Zingiber officinale cultivar Zhangliang chromosome 1B, Zo_v1.1, whole genome shotgun sequence:
- the LOC122039047 gene encoding uncharacterized protein LOC122039047 → MANKRMRKLIQNSQRRSTREESSNRGVDHENESQDTTSHSPLELQNEEVNEQDENEIMSSSQAQKRKRGKTIMRDIHALHPDHMLVVKFNERGQPYGDLQPTLANFIGTIARNGVVLPLSFLDWRKMPTNRLNDAWKLVTARFCISNCHRRVIMQMMGDAWRRWRTKVKATSYDSNTPLEELVAIQPIPHGFTLQTWEVLCNYWKSTESQENGRKSSRIEIQRLSRRSRKKGGALIDDEAIRIENILKETVDRHLQDKPEGTQPIEVHEEAFREVFGPEHSGRVRCLGAGALPSQVFPELCKRSSMYWQDYHSNSDMTDKFKEMGEKIKDMELREAQRQMEIEQMKRQMKENDQFQNFAWVMLNMMSGSAGGSHGPESLPAQMAAMLTNIMQQQVSSTAEGNRCRSSPSPESNNN, encoded by the exons ATGGCAAACAAAAGAATGCGAAAGCTAATACAAAATAGCCAAAGACGATCTACGAGAGAAGAATCGAGTAATAGAGGAGttgatcatgaaaatgaatcacaagatacaacatctcATTCACCATTAGAGCTACAAAATGAGGAGGTTAATGAGCAAG atGAAAATGAGATCATGTCTTCATCCCAAGCTCAGAAAAGAAAACGTGGCAAGACTATTATGAGAGATATTCATGCATTACATCCCGATCATATGCTGGTAGTGAAATTCAATGAAAGGGGACAGCCTTACGGTGATCTACAACCGACTCTTGCAAATTTTATTGGGACTATTGCACGGAATGGAGTTGTGTTGCCCCTGAGCTTTTTAGATTGGAGAAAAATGCCGACAAATCGCTTGAATGATGCATGGAAACTTGTTACT GCACGTTTCTGTATCTCCAATTGCCATAGAAGAGTTATAATGCAAATGATGGGGGATGCGTGGAGAAGGTGGAGGACCAAAGTGAAAGCTACATCTTATGATTCAAATACTCCACTAGAAGAGCTTGTTGCAATACAACCCATTCCTCATGGCTTTACACTTCAAACATGGGAAGTTTTATGTAACTATTGGAAGTCTAccgag TCTCAAGAAAATGGAAGAAAATCGAGTCGTATTGAAATACAACGATTGAGTCGAAGAAGTAGAAAGAAAGGAGGCGCCCTTATTGATGACGAGGCAATACGAATTGAG AATATACTTAAAGAGACTGTGGATCGTCACCTTCAAGATAAACCTGAAGGAACACAACCAATAGAAGTCCATGAGGAGGCATTtcg TGAGGTTTTTGGACCCGAGCATTCTGGTCGGGTACGATGTTTAGGAGCTGGTGCGCTGCCTAGTCAAGTGTTCCCAGAGCTATGTAAACGTAGCTCAATGTATTGGCAAGACTATCACTCTAATTCAGATATGACGGACAAATTTAAGGAAATGGGAGAGAAAATTAAAGATATGGAGTTGCGAGAAGCACAACGACAAATGGAAATAGAGCAGATGAAAAGACAAATGAAAGAAAatgatcaatttcaaaattttgcatgggtaatgCTCAATATGATGTCGGGTAGTGCTGGAGGTTCTCATGGACCTGAATCATTACCGGCACAG atGGCAGCTATGCTTACAAATATTATGCAACAACAAGTTTCATCAACTGCGGAAGGAAATAGATGTAGATCCTCCCCATCACCAGAATCAAATAATAACTAG